From Bradyrhizobium sp. 4:
GCAGCCCTACCAGATGGTGAAGGACCTGCGCACGGGTGTGCAGACCTCGGACACCTCAGGCGTGCTCGGGGGCGATCTCGACGAGTTCATGGCCGCAACCCTGGCGCAGCGCGCCTTCGGCACTCCCGGCGCCGACATCGAGGACGTCGACTGATGCTCCGCATCGCCTTCATCGGGCTTGGGCGGATGGGCCATGGCATGGCCGGCCGCTATCTCGATGCCGGTTTTACGGTGACGCTGTGGAATCGCAGCAAAACAAAAGCGGAAGACCTGATCGCGCGCGGCGCGCTGTGGGCGACCTCGCCCGAGGACGCGGCGATCGACGCCGACGCCGTCGTGACCATGGTCGCCGATGACGAGGCCGCGCGTGCGGTCTGGCTCGGGCCCGAGGGCGCGGCCAAGACCGCGAAGGCCGGCACCATCGCGATCGAATGCTCCACCGTCTCCTATGACCATGCGCGCGAGATGGGCCGCGAAATGAACGCGCGCGGTCTGATCTATATCGATTGCCCCGTGACCGGATTGCCGGATGCGGCCGCGAGCGGAAAGCTGACGCTGCTCGTTGGCGCCGATGCGGCCGATCTCGAACGCGCGCGGCCCTATCTGACACCGATCGGTTCGACCATCCGCCATTTCGGCTCGGTCGGCTCCGGCACGGTCTACAAGCTGATCAACAATCTGATGGGCGCGATCCAGATCGCCGGCCTCGCCGAGGGACTTGCCATCGCCGAGCAGGCCGGGCTCGACATGAATCTGGTGCTGGACTCGATTCAGGCGGGCGTAGCCGCAAGCCCGCAGGTGCAACGACACTCCAAGCGCATGGTCGCCCGCGATTTTTCCGGCGCAACGTTCACGGCGGCGCTGCGGCACAAGGATGCCGCCTACGCGGTGAAGCTCGCCGAGAGCCTGCTGGCCGACAAGCCGCTGGTCGCGCGCGCCGCGGTGGAGGCCTACGCGCAGGCAAAAGCTGCGATGCCGGATGACGATGAAGGCAAGATGATCGAGCTGGTGTCGCGGCCGAAGAAAACGTCCTAGGTGTGGACTCATAAACTTCAGCTTAGCAACGCAAAGCGGAAGTCTCCGACCTTGAAGGTGTTCGGCGGCTTGTGACCCAATTCGGACCTGGACGGGCGCCGCTGTGGTTCAACTACGGAAGTCCTTTTGTCGCCGTAAAGGGATTGAACCCCCGTTCTGCAAGAGCAGCCCACGAAGCAGCTCCTAGGTGTGGCAATCGGAAATAGAGTCGTGGCTTGGCCGGATCGGTATCCAGCATGAACCCGGTCGGTAGCGCTCCAACACTTGTGGCGTAGAACCCGCCATCCGGCGACCTCTGGGATTCGATGACAGCGACCAACGATTTTGCCTCCGCAGTCCTGCCGAGCAATTTCAGCAAGAGAGCCATTTGGCTTGTCCCTTCGGTCCACACACCGTCTCGGTCTTCTCCGTAAGAAAAGCCCTCGTCGACCTTCATCCGCTGGTCGGCGGTATTAATGGCCGATGCAAATCTCATGGCCGCTCCGGGGAGCGCCGTTAAAGGCCAGACTTGAGCATCAAGGGCCAAAATCGGATTGCGCGTGACGCCATCTTCGGCGGTGCCTGCGGCGAAACAGCCGCATGCCGGATCCCACATCGTGTCGACGAAGAGCTCAGCAGCTTTTGCCAGGTCGCTCCAGTGCGGATCGCCTGTACGGGTTGCAAGAAGGCCAAACGCGGCGGCGAGGTCAGTGTTGTGTTCAGTCGATTTCCATGTCCGCAACTCGGGCGTCGGTTCGTGCCCAAACGTACCGCCCGTGAAACCGCCAGTCCCGCGCCTGTCGGCCCATTGCGCGACCCAGGTGCCAAGCCTTGCTGCACCATCGCGGAATCGAGAGCCGGTGTTCACATCATCAATCGACAGCAACGCCAACATGGCCCACGCGATGTTACCGTTATCGCTGCCCACCTGATATCGATCCTCTAACCACTTGTTGTGCGTGCTGTCCCACCACCCCGGAAGTTTGACAGGGCCATTCGCCACCACACCCGCGGCGTAAGCGTTCCGGAGCCGCCCATCATTCCAGGTCCGGTCGTTGTCGATGGCCCAGAGAACCGCCGCGCCGATCCGACGTGCTTTATCTTGCTCACCGCAACCGACCAATGCGATGGCGGCCACCGCATTATCATAAAGGTATGCGGCTCCATGCAGAGGCCCGGAGTCCACGGTCGGATAGCTGGGCAAGAACAGTGGCCCCGGCGGTGCCTTATCGATTAGACCAGCGAGATACCCGCATGCAGACGCTTCTGGTGTTGCTAGAGCCCGTCGTGGAGTGGCGACCACAATGATTATGAAAGTCGTTAGAATCCATACGAAGGATGCTGTTCGGGCCATTTGCCGTTCTCGGGGTGGACGCTGATCCTATACCCATTGGCGAGGTGTGGAAGTGGCCCGTTCGAGACCTGCCGGCCCGATCTGACCACGTCCGCTTATCTGGATAGACCGGAAGTCACTGCCTCTCGGGCAAACCGGCGCGAATGACCCGAACGAGACATTGGCGGGTGACCTTCACACCTATAGTATGATGCGATGCACATCCTTAATGAGATAGCTGATGCTTGGGGTTGGCGGGGGGGACGGCCACGTGCATTTGTCATGCAGAATGAATTTGGCAATGTGATCTTCACTGATGAAGACGGGCAATATTGGCGCATCTGCCCAGAGGAATTGACTTGCGAGGTTGTCGCGATCAACGGAGAGAACTTTGCAAGGCTGCAAGATACGGACGAATTCTTGAAAGATTGGACTATGCGCGAACTCGTTGAACAAGTTCGCACAACGTTGGGAATGCCAGATGCTCAGCGATGCTACTGCCTGAAAATCCCGGCCACCCTGGGCGGTGCTTACGCGCTCGCCAATATTGGAACTATCGATAGAGCAGAACTGATCTCATTCTCGGGCCACGTTGCGAAACAGATCAATGATCTTCCCGACGGTGCCCAGATCCGGCTAAAGATCACCGATTAAGCTTCAGAGTGTGGTACTCCCTTGTGCACACTTCTACTGTTCTCCAAACGCCAGCCGTCGCTGAACGAGAAGCGAAAGCGCGTTTCCCATGGCTCCAATAAGTCTGCATTTGGCCCTTAGCCGACCAGTTGGGGCGACCTCGCTGTGTCCGCAATTGAAAACTGAACGGACAAGGCGCCGCCTCCGCGGGCTGATCGGGTTTATGAGTTACGCGTCCTGGCCGGTCAGCATCGCGTGGGAGAAATTCGATCGCCCCATTCATTGTCGGGATCGGTTTCATAAACCGGCATTCATCGGAAATCGGGTGGCAATGTCCGCCATGTCGTATAAGCGACCGCCTTGGTCACTGATACGAGACACCATGCCCCCGAACCACAAACGGATCGACGCGCGCGACTGGTCGCTGCTCGCTGTGCTCTCGGTCCTCTGGGGCGGCTCGTTCTTTTTCAACGGCGCTGCGCTGCGGGAATTGCCGCCGCTCACGCTGGTGCTTTTGCGAGTTGCACTCGGATCGGCCATTCTGCTGCCGCTGCTCCGCATGCAGGGCATCAGTTTCCCCCGGGGCATAGCCGGCTGGAAGCCGTTCATCGCGATAGGGCTCCTCAACAATGTCATCCCGTTCTCGCTGATCGTGATCGGCCAGACTTTCATTCCAAGCGGGCTGGCGTCGATCCTGAATGCCACCACGCCGCTGTTCACGGTGATCGTGATGGCCGCGGCAGGCGAAGAGGCCTTACGGCTGCGCCGCGTGGCCGGCGTTGCCCTCGGGCTTGCCGGCGTGATCATCCTGCGCGGATGGGGCGTTGAAACACGGGCAGGGCAGGGGCTCGGCATCCTGCTCTGCCTCGGCAGCGCCTTCAGCTATGGCTTTGCGGCGCTAGCGGCGCGGCGGTTGTTGAAGGACGCAGCCCCGCTGGGGACGGCAGCATTTCAACTGATGGCTTCCACGGTGATGATGGCGATCGTCGCCGGCGCGATGGAGCAGCCGTGGCGTCTCCCGATGCCGGGCGCGACAACGTGGCTCGCTGTGCTTGGCCTTGCCGGCTTGTCGACGGCCCTCGCCTACATCGTCTTCTTCCAGATCCTGCGGCGCTCAGGCGCGACCAATGTGATGCTGGTGACGCTGGTCATTCCCGTCACCGCCATTCTTCTGGGATGGCTGGTGCTGGGCGAGCCGATCTCGATGCGCGAGATCGCGGGCGCGATCGCGCATTGCTGGTGATTGATGGGCGCGTTCTGAACCTGTTGCGGCGCGGCACATAGTTCCAGAGCCGCCGTTTCACCTCGCGGAAAATCGCGGCGCTTGCCAGCCGAGAGCCACCTTGCGACACTCCCAGCAAAACAAGACTACAAAACACAGGGGAGAGAACGATGCCGGGTCGTCGCAATAATTTTGCTGCCCTCGCCATTTTTGCTGCCGGCGTGCTCGTCACGACACCGGCCCTGGCGCAGAAGAAATACGATCCCGGCGCCACCGACACCGAAGTCAAGCTCGGCAATATCATGCCCTATAGCGGGCCGGCGTCGTCCTATGGCGTGATCGGCAAGACCGAGGCCGCGTTCTTCAAGATGATCAACGACCAGGGCGGCATCAACGGGCGCAAGATCAATTTCATCAGCTATGACGACGCCTATTCCCCGCCGAAGGCGATCGAGCAGGCGCGCAAGCTGGTGGAGAGCGACGAGGTGTTGCTGATCTTCCAGCCGCTCGGCACACCCTCGAACTCCGCGATCATGAAATACATGAACGCCAAGAAGGTACCGCAGCTCTTCGTTGCCTCCGGCGGCACCAAGTTCGGCGACCCCAAGAATTTCCCATGGACCATGGGATTTCAGCCGAACTACCAGAGCGAGGGGCGGATCTACGCGAAGTATATCCGTGACAAGTTTCCGAACAGCAAGATCGCGGTGCTCTGGCAGAACGACGACGCCGGCAAGGACCAGTTCAAGGGCCTGAAGGATGGGCTCGGCGACAAAGCCAATATGATCATCGCCGACAAATCCTATGAGGTCAGCGATCCTTCGATCGACTCGCAGATCGTTGCGCTTCACGATTCCGGCGCCGACATCTTCTTCTCATGGGCCGCGCCGAAAGGCTCGGCGCAGGCGATCCGGAAGGTCGGCGAGCTCGGCTGGAAGCCGAAATTCTTCCTTGCCAATACGGCTACGTCGATCGCCTCGGTGCTCAAGCCCGCCGGGCTCGACTATTCCAAGGACATCATCTCGACCGCATATCTGAAGGATCCGACCGACCCGACCTGGGACAAGGATCCGGCGGTCATCGCGTGGCGCACCTTCATGGACAAGTACTATCCCGAAGGGGACAAGACCAACGCCAACAACCTTTACGGCTACGTCCAGGCGGAGGCGATGGCGCAGGTGCTGAAGCAGTGCGGCGACAACCTCACGCGAGACAACGTCATGAAGCAGGCCACGAACCTGAAGGATTTTCACACCGACCTGATGCTGCCCGGCATCATGGTCAACACCTCCGCCGACGATTATTTTCCGATCGAGCAGATGCAGCTGATGCGCTTCAACGGACAGGCCTGGGAGCTGTTCGGCGACGTCATCACGGGCGAGGTCGGCCACGAGCGCGGACAGTAGTCAGCCCCATTTTCGGCGTCCCCCCGCTTATTCGGTGACGAGATCGGCGGCGCGTTTCGCCTTCTTGCCGGTATTCTTGACCGTCTCTTCTCCGGCCTTTTCGGCGTTGGCGCGAAGCTCACATTTGGTGCGGATCTCGTCGAGCTCGTCATCGGTCAAATGCTCAATTCCGACGAAGGAATTCTGCACCGCGCTCACCCGGATCAGTTCGTCAAGCTTCACCTGGATCGCCGCGCTATCGCGATTCTGAGAATTCTGAATCAGGAAGACCATCAGGAACGTCACGATGGTGGTGCCGGTGTTGATCACCAACTGCCATGTGTCGGAGTACTGGAAGATGGGACCGGTGACCGCCCAAACCAGGATGATGCCGGCTGCAATCATGAATGTTAGCGCGCGCCCGGCCGCTTGAGATGTTCGGTTAGCAATATCGCTGAAGAGTTGAGCCGCGCTGTTACGTGGCTGGTTCGCTTTGCCCTTGGCCGGACGAGCTTTGGTATCGGTCTGTTGCATCGGAAGATCGCGCTGATAAGGGAGCTGCGATCTAACGTCGAGGGAACTCCGAAGTTCCGCGATGTAAACAGGAACTAGGCGAGCGGACTCTCAACGAGCCTAGCCCGCGCTCAGGCGCACGCCGGCGCGCAGGAATTTCTGCGGATCGACTGCTTCGCCGTCGATGCGGGTTTCGTAGTGCAGGTGCGGGCCGGTGGAACGGCCGGTCGACCCGACGAGCCCGACGACCTGGCCGATCTTCACGATCTCGCCGACCCGGACATTGATCTCGGAGAGATGGCCGTAGCGGGTCGCAAGGCCATTGCCGTGATCGACCTCGATCATGCGGCCGTAGCCGCCGGACCAGCCGGCGGAGACGACCTTGCCGTTGGCAGTGACACGAACGGGATCGCCGCTCGCGGCGCGGAAGTCGAGCCCGGTGTGCATCGCGGGCCGGCCGAGGAACGGATCGCTGCGCACGCCGAAGCCCGACGTGAACTCGACCTCGCCGATGACGGGCTTGCGATAGGGCACGAGTGCGAGCGTGCGATTGAGCCGGTCCATCTCGGCGCGGGTGCTGTTGATGCGATAGAGCTGCTTCTCGAACGGCCCCGAACTGGCGGTGAGCTTGACGGGTACGAAGGGCCCGCCCATTGCCGTGCGCGGTACGGCGGCTTCGAGATTTGCGAGGTTCAGGCCGAGATCGCTGACGACGCCGCGCATCCGGCGCATGCGTGAATCCATGCCTTCCTCGACGGCGTTGAGCGCCGCCATCTGGCGACGCTCGACCTGGTCGAGTGAGGTCGTGAGCCGAACGACGACGTTGTCGAGCCCTTGATTCTTGGCGAATTGATTGACGGGCGGAGCTGCGAGGGTCGGCGCGCGCGACTCGAGCCGCGCCTCGCGATCCGGCGGCGCCACGAAGATCACGGTGTCGCTGATCGGTGAGGGCTTTGTCGTGCCCTGCGTCGTCTGGCTGGCATCGCCACGCTGCGGGCTGGAACGGGGAATCGATCCGGTCACGTCCGGCATGGACCCGAGCGCCGTGGCACGGGACTCCAGCGCCGTCTGGCGCTTCATGATCTGGTCGAGCTTCTGGTCGAACTGCTCCTGGTCGAGCAGTTGCCGGCTGGTGGTGCGGTCGACCTTGGCGCGGAGCTCGGCGATGCGGTCCTCATAGGCGTATTGCATCTCGGCCTGCCGGGCGATCAGCCGGGTGAGGACGTCGTCGCGGAAGGCGAAATAGGTCGCGGTTGCGGCCGACCAGAGCCCGAGCAACACGATCGTGCCGACCACGATCCAGAACACCACAGGCCCCAGGCGAACCTGCTTGCCGTGATGCACGATGGTGTAGGCGTCGTCGATGTCCGGAAGGGGAAGTGCGGTTGCCACCGCGGCGGCACGGCGATGAAAGGCTCGGCCGTGGTCGTGGGGGTGATGTTGGGGGTACTGCGAGAGTTGGGCAGAACTTTTCGACATCGGCACTCCCGCGCCGATCGGATGAGTCCGTGCGGCCTAATTGCCGCGGCAATCTGGGCCGGTCATGGTTAATTTTCCGGAAACGGAACCGCTTGAATTTAAATGATTGGTTAAAGGCTCCTTGCGGCTTCCAGCACCTCGTCGACGTGGCCGTCGACCCGGACATTGCGCCAGATCCGGGCGATCTTGCCGTCGGCGCCAAGCAGCATCGTAGTGCGAAGAACTCCCAGGAAGCTCTTGCCATACATGGACTTTTCGCCCCAGACGCCGTAGGCCTCCAGCATCTCGTGCGTCTCGTCCGAGATGAGGGGCACGCCGAGACCGTGCTTGTCGCGGAACTTTTCCTGAGCCTTGACTGGATCGGCGGAGATACCGAGCACGGCGGTGCCAGCCTTGGCGAAGGCGCCGGTCAGCCGGGTGAAGTCGATGGCTTCCCTGGTGCAGCCCGGCGTGTCGGCGCGGGGGTAGAAGAACAGGACCAGCTTCTCGCCGGCATAATCCGACAGCGCGACGACACCGCCACCGTCGCGGGGCAGGCGGAAGGCGGGGGCCTTCTGACCCTCGGCCAAGCCGGCCTTCGCAGCTGTTTTGGGCGCTGATGCCGATTTGGAAGAATTTAACCGTTTCGGTGCGGCCTTATGCGATGCTGTCTTTGCTATGGTCCCAGTTGATTTGCTCGCCGGTGTCCGCTGTGTTTTCGCGGACTTAGTTTGAGTCGCAGCCCGCGCTTTCACGGGCGTCTTTTTAGCCGTCGGACTGACGGAGGGCGTTTTGGACGATTTCTTTCGGGATTTCTTGGACATACGCCTTCCTTTCGTCGCTTTCGGCGGGTCAACCAAAGCGGTATTGCAGCCCTTTTCCGGTATGCCGGAATCGTGCCCTCGGCTGGATGAGTCTGACGACGGCGAAGTCTGGTTACAAGGAATTACACGGACCACCCCACTGCTCGTTGAACGCGCTCCCGGGGCGACATGACGAACAGAAGAAATATTCGAGGTATGGCGGCAATGCCGGCGCGGGAAGCTTCGCTTCCCGTCGACGGCTGCGGCCCCGGCGGCGCTCAATCCCACGACGGGCGCCTGTATCGAGAGGCAATGGCAAGGAATACGTCGCCCCAGGATTACAATCGGGATTCGGATCGGCGCGGCAGCCAACCAGAGCAGCAGCAATGGGACGACGCCGATTGGGATCCGGATCAGGAAGCGGCGGCGGGCTATCGGGCGCGCCGGCTGTTGTCGCGTTCCAATTCGGGCTTCCATCGCTTCGCTGACGGGTTTGGACCGCTGCGCCGCTGGCTGGGCGGCGGTCGCTGGCTGAAGCGCGTGGCCGTGGTCGCCGGTGCCCTGGTTGTCATCTTCGTCGGCTGTTTCGGCGCGCTGTGGTGGCGGCTCGGCGCCGGTCCCATCAATCTCGACATTGCGACGCCGTGGCTCGCGGCCGCGATCGAGGACAATATCGGTCACGGCAACACCGTGGAGGTCGGCGGCACGCAGATCGAACGGGCCGGGCGGATCCGAATCGCCGTGCGCATCCGCGATATCGTCGTGCGCGACCACGATCACGTCATTGTCGCCACCGCACCGAAGGCCGAGGTGAAGCTGTCGGGTGCAGGCCTGCTGATGGGGCATCTGCGCGCCGAAAGCCTCAACCTCGTCGATGCCGAGCTCGCGATCCGGATCGCGCCTGACGGCACCGTCACGGTATCGGCTGGCGACACCGCAAAGCCGCTCGCAACCGGCGTCGCATCCAAGAAGGACGCGGGGCTGCCGCCGACTTTCCCGCGGAACGGTGTGCCACCGCCGCCATTCGCCACCGGGCCTGCGACCCCCGACGGATCGCAAGCCGCGACCCAGGCCACGGCCCCGACCGGCATTCTTCAGGGCCTCGACTGGCTCGACAGTCTGAGCATGACCGGCCTCGACGGCCAGAACCTCAACGAGATCGGCCTGAAGAACGGCAATCTGATCGTCGACGACCAGCAGCGCGGCAGCAAATGGACGTTTGAGAACATCACGCTGAGCCTGCGCCGACCCAGCCGTGGCGGCGTCGCGCTCAGCCTCGGTGAGG
This genomic window contains:
- a CDS encoding ABC transporter substrate-binding protein, producing the protein MPGRRNNFAALAIFAAGVLVTTPALAQKKYDPGATDTEVKLGNIMPYSGPASSYGVIGKTEAAFFKMINDQGGINGRKINFISYDDAYSPPKAIEQARKLVESDEVLLIFQPLGTPSNSAIMKYMNAKKVPQLFVASGGTKFGDPKNFPWTMGFQPNYQSEGRIYAKYIRDKFPNSKIAVLWQNDDAGKDQFKGLKDGLGDKANMIIADKSYEVSDPSIDSQIVALHDSGADIFFSWAAPKGSAQAIRKVGELGWKPKFFLANTATSIASVLKPAGLDYSKDIISTAYLKDPTDPTWDKDPAVIAWRTFMDKYYPEGDKTNANNLYGYVQAEAMAQVLKQCGDNLTRDNVMKQATNLKDFHTDLMLPGIMVNTSADDYFPIEQMQLMRFNGQAWELFGDVITGEVGHERGQ
- a CDS encoding peroxiredoxin, giving the protein MSKKSRKKSSKTPSVSPTAKKTPVKARAATQTKSAKTQRTPASKSTGTIAKTASHKAAPKRLNSSKSASAPKTAAKAGLAEGQKAPAFRLPRDGGGVVALSDYAGEKLVLFFYPRADTPGCTREAIDFTRLTGAFAKAGTAVLGISADPVKAQEKFRDKHGLGVPLISDETHEMLEAYGVWGEKSMYGKSFLGVLRTTMLLGADGKIARIWRNVRVDGHVDEVLEAARSL
- a CDS encoding peptidoglycan DD-metalloendopeptidase family protein: MSKSSAQLSQYPQHHPHDHGRAFHRRAAAVATALPLPDIDDAYTIVHHGKQVRLGPVVFWIVVGTIVLLGLWSAATATYFAFRDDVLTRLIARQAEMQYAYEDRIAELRAKVDRTTSRQLLDQEQFDQKLDQIMKRQTALESRATALGSMPDVTGSIPRSSPQRGDASQTTQGTTKPSPISDTVIFVAPPDREARLESRAPTLAAPPVNQFAKNQGLDNVVVRLTTSLDQVERRQMAALNAVEEGMDSRMRRMRGVVSDLGLNLANLEAAVPRTAMGGPFVPVKLTASSGPFEKQLYRINSTRAEMDRLNRTLALVPYRKPVIGEVEFTSGFGVRSDPFLGRPAMHTGLDFRAASGDPVRVTANGKVVSAGWSGGYGRMIEVDHGNGLATRYGHLSEINVRVGEIVKIGQVVGLVGSTGRSTGPHLHYETRIDGEAVDPQKFLRAGVRLSAG
- a CDS encoding T6SS immunity protein Tdi1 domain-containing protein, yielding MQNEFGNVIFTDEDGQYWRICPEELTCEVVAINGENFARLQDTDEFLKDWTMRELVEQVRTTLGMPDAQRCYCLKIPATLGGAYALANIGTIDRAELISFSGHVAKQINDLPDGAQIRLKITD
- a CDS encoding low affinity iron permease family protein; amino-acid sequence: MQQTDTKARPAKGKANQPRNSAAQLFSDIANRTSQAAGRALTFMIAAGIILVWAVTGPIFQYSDTWQLVINTGTTIVTFLMVFLIQNSQNRDSAAIQVKLDELIRVSAVQNSFVGIEHLTDDELDEIRTKCELRANAEKAGEETVKNTGKKAKRAADLVTE
- a CDS encoding NAD(P)-dependent oxidoreductase; amino-acid sequence: MLRIAFIGLGRMGHGMAGRYLDAGFTVTLWNRSKTKAEDLIARGALWATSPEDAAIDADAVVTMVADDEAARAVWLGPEGAAKTAKAGTIAIECSTVSYDHAREMGREMNARGLIYIDCPVTGLPDAAASGKLTLLVGADAADLERARPYLTPIGSTIRHFGSVGSGTVYKLINNLMGAIQIAGLAEGLAIAEQAGLDMNLVLDSIQAGVAASPQVQRHSKRMVARDFSGATFTAALRHKDAAYAVKLAESLLADKPLVARAAVEAYAQAKAAMPDDDEGKMIELVSRPKKTS